The Pirellulales bacterium genome includes a region encoding these proteins:
- a CDS encoding VCBS repeat-containing protein: protein MALEQPGMLSSWISQLRHRGSKGLRTSADSRRARFRRPPLAIESLERRELMVSRVFLDFGNGFTTLGSGVFTGTTIMDFKGEDLTEKLGGAAAAAGNGYTSSIGAFAPGDYRMVGFSDVVNVLSSVTVTTDPLILERAISRQIRRALEPFDIQVISSIDGLNDTIPEPTFFGFPSADLDQANALISLNEIAADDDDDTANATVPQFGADDVYLFFGGLYAQEDEVLIPLNIPLTAKFGVEVESQGSLPNRLDSGGIVDVNFWINRVLGPTGTGGTLNTAMANAAMYITGWDYGLVEVEDGKRGQYTQYFDSDTRLIDQSSAMVEAGWTESFVDYYSPDGVAKPISDQHSAYFNRNSLMQNGLDFHQLLRQGTLGNPPVLNVPGFPLPPPGFPEFSPPTYTINTDPNVRVSLYDLLANDPDIGRNPDVQYVTGTGAFDRIRIQKLDGNRASVSIQSYRDSNFNGLIQANSYTIDLSKIIIPGRRDSGQPFRLIIEGCNSDDQIFLDDRLGVQVVVHGGPDLERLMISGSGVENVQYTAMGSAVDPFHEQLIPELLLPAAAGRMVITGRFGSTTVLVDQFNPMNASAVRLDNFNSLQYNLPGYLNSDLNVTVPRSGEWRIAGTLDNPLFPIPGFPTPHDASTGKLDFTQIGHLVVDTSLGTADDNLTFSTDAALPPGLTSVFISMGGGIDHLTFDDSGNLANLDYFLSPTEVDYGTGVSTKFTGYGYHCVQQLTVNGTQGGNDFVVVPSTVTEMRINGDDPPSGSFGEDSLTIRRSGISGATVTPNGIGNGTWSFTSGHKDIVFTGIEELTAPPAIVALTGASDTGRGQPLVKVYEAASNELLYSFYAYPRSFRGGVRVAVGDMNGDSTPDLVVAPGAGRGDVKVYDGALLQTMADADAFVADPDSALLDTFIPESGSYRNKGLFVAVGDIDGDGDNDIATSRSRGQTMVRVFDNDGTGFFSRLTAWRPYSTNVVSGAAVAVADLDNDGLAEVITAPGAGVKTEIRVFDGFGGGLIRKFNAFESSFRNGVSLAAGDADGDGKAEIFVGAGIGGRSRVRMFSPLGDLKEEFRAYTSGNVNSPLRIATVDPDGADRVLLFVGQGNDGRSHRIRLFDPLTGNRIDEFLERDPAFDGGVFLG from the coding sequence ATGGCACTGGAACAGCCCGGCATGCTTTCGTCTTGGATCTCTCAACTTCGACATCGCGGTTCGAAGGGCTTGCGCACGTCGGCCGATAGCCGCCGCGCTCGATTTCGCCGTCCCCCGCTGGCGATCGAGTCGCTCGAACGCCGAGAGCTGATGGTGAGCCGCGTGTTTTTGGATTTTGGCAACGGGTTCACGACACTGGGGAGCGGCGTGTTCACGGGCACGACGATCATGGACTTCAAGGGCGAAGATTTAACGGAGAAGCTGGGAGGGGCGGCGGCTGCCGCCGGCAACGGATATACATCGTCCATCGGCGCATTTGCCCCGGGCGACTACCGAATGGTGGGCTTCAGCGACGTCGTCAACGTGCTCAGCTCCGTGACCGTTACGACCGATCCGCTCATTCTGGAGCGCGCCATTTCTCGACAAATCAGGCGCGCCTTGGAACCGTTCGATATTCAAGTGATTTCCTCCATCGATGGTCTCAACGACACAATTCCAGAACCGACGTTTTTCGGCTTCCCGTCGGCGGACCTCGACCAAGCCAATGCCTTGATTTCGCTCAACGAAATTGCCGCCGATGATGATGACGACACCGCCAATGCCACGGTGCCGCAATTTGGCGCCGATGATGTCTATCTGTTCTTTGGCGGGCTATACGCGCAAGAAGACGAGGTTTTGATTCCGCTCAATATTCCGCTGACGGCCAAGTTTGGCGTCGAAGTCGAATCGCAAGGCTCGCTGCCCAATCGGCTCGATTCCGGCGGCATCGTGGACGTCAACTTCTGGATCAATCGCGTCCTCGGTCCGACGGGCACTGGCGGTACGCTCAACACCGCCATGGCGAATGCCGCGATGTACATCACCGGCTGGGATTACGGTCTGGTCGAGGTGGAAGACGGCAAGCGCGGGCAGTACACGCAATATTTCGATTCGGATACGCGGCTCATCGACCAATCTAGCGCGATGGTCGAAGCCGGCTGGACCGAATCCTTTGTCGACTACTACAGCCCCGACGGAGTTGCCAAGCCGATCAGCGATCAACATTCGGCGTACTTCAATCGCAACTCGTTGATGCAAAACGGCCTCGACTTCCATCAGCTCTTACGGCAGGGCACGCTGGGCAATCCGCCGGTCTTGAATGTGCCGGGATTTCCGCTGCCGCCGCCAGGTTTTCCGGAGTTTTCTCCGCCGACCTACACGATCAATACCGATCCGAACGTTCGAGTCAGCCTGTACGACTTGCTGGCCAACGATCCCGACATTGGCCGCAATCCCGATGTACAGTACGTCACCGGCACCGGAGCATTCGATCGCATTCGGATCCAAAAGCTCGATGGGAATCGCGCATCGGTTTCGATCCAATCGTATCGCGATTCGAATTTCAACGGCTTGATCCAGGCGAACTCGTATACGATCGACCTGTCGAAAATCATTATCCCTGGCCGCCGCGACTCGGGGCAGCCCTTCCGCCTGATCATTGAGGGGTGCAATAGCGACGATCAAATATTTCTGGATGATCGACTGGGCGTGCAGGTGGTGGTCCACGGCGGGCCGGACCTCGAACGGTTGATGATCAGCGGCAGTGGCGTCGAGAACGTTCAATACACCGCCATGGGATCCGCCGTTGATCCATTCCATGAGCAATTAATTCCCGAGTTGTTGCTTCCCGCGGCGGCCGGGCGGATGGTGATCACCGGTCGGTTCGGTTCGACGACGGTGCTAGTCGATCAATTCAACCCGATGAACGCCAGCGCCGTGCGGCTGGATAACTTCAATTCTCTCCAGTACAACTTGCCCGGGTACTTGAATAGTGACTTGAATGTGACGGTTCCACGTTCGGGAGAATGGCGAATTGCCGGTACGCTAGACAACCCCTTGTTTCCGATTCCTGGCTTTCCGACGCCGCACGACGCGTCGACAGGTAAACTGGATTTTACCCAGATCGGGCATCTGGTGGTCGATACATCCCTCGGCACGGCGGACGACAACCTTACGTTCAGCACCGATGCCGCGCTGCCGCCGGGACTGACGAGCGTCTTCATCTCGATGGGGGGCGGAATCGATCACTTGACGTTCGACGATAGCGGCAATCTAGCCAACCTCGACTATTTCCTCTCGCCGACCGAGGTCGATTATGGGACGGGAGTCTCGACGAAGTTCACCGGATATGGCTACCACTGCGTACAACAATTGACGGTCAATGGTACGCAGGGGGGCAACGACTTCGTCGTAGTTCCCAGCACGGTGACCGAAATGCGCATTAACGGCGACGACCCACCCAGTGGTTCGTTCGGCGAAGATTCGCTGACGATTCGCCGCTCGGGAATTAGCGGCGCGACAGTCACGCCCAACGGCATTGGCAATGGCACTTGGAGCTTTACCAGCGGACACAAAGACATCGTTTTTACCGGCATCGAAGAGTTGACTGCGCCTCCGGCGATTGTGGCCTTGACCGGCGCGTCGGACACGGGCCGGGGGCAGCCGCTGGTCAAAGTCTACGAAGCGGCCAGCAACGAATTGCTCTACAGCTTCTATGCCTATCCAAGATCGTTTCGCGGCGGCGTGCGCGTGGCCGTGGGCGACATGAACGGCGATTCGACGCCTGACCTCGTTGTGGCCCCCGGCGCGGGCCGCGGCGATGTGAAGGTATACGACGGAGCGCTACTGCAAACGATGGCCGATGCCGATGCGTTTGTCGCCGATCCAGATTCGGCACTGCTCGACACGTTTATCCCGGAAAGCGGCAGCTATCGCAACAAGGGGCTTTTCGTGGCCGTCGGCGACATCGATGGCGACGGCGACAACGACATCGCCACTTCGCGTTCGCGCGGCCAGACGATGGTCCGCGTTTTCGACAACGACGGCACGGGCTTCTTCAGCCGCTTGACGGCTTGGCGGCCCTACAGTACGAACGTCGTCTCCGGCGCGGCAGTCGCGGTGGCCGATCTCGACAACGATGGACTGGCGGAGGTCATCACGGCGCCTGGCGCTGGTGTGAAAACGGAAATCCGGGTTTTCGACGGCTTCGGCGGCGGACTGATTCGCAAATTCAACGCCTTTGAAAGTTCGTTCCGTAACGGCGTCTCGCTGGCTGCCGGAGATGCCGACGGCGACGGCAAAGCCGAGATTTTTGTCGGCGCAGGCATCGGCGGCCGATCGCGGGTGCGAATGTTCTCGCCCCTCGGCGACTTGAAAGAGGAATTCCGAGCCTATACCAGCGGCAACGTGAACTCCCCATTGAGAATTGCGACCGTCGATCCCGACGGTGCAGACCGCGTGCTGCTGTTTGTCGGCCAAGGCAACGACGGTAGGTCGCACCGCATTCGCCTGTTCGATCCGCTCACGGGTAATCGCATCGATGAATTTCTCGAGCGCGATCCGGCCTTTGACGGCGGAGTATTTCTCGGTTAG
- a CDS encoding aminotransferase class V-fold PLP-dependent enzyme, which translates to MSQHRIYLDNAATSWPKPESVYVAVDRYLRNVGAAAGRGAYAAAGESKRVVDTARLAVSRFIGAADPSHIVFTANGSDALNLAIHGLLRPGDHAICTAAEHNSVLRPLRACQDILGVEVTYVPCDASGLVCAEDIRRALRSTTRLVAMLHASNVTGAVQPVVEVGNICRESNSFYLIDAAQSLGQIPISVESLQADLLSAPGHKGLLGPLGTGLLYIRPGVETHLRSIRQGGTGSSSESELQPDSLPDKYEAGNLNVAGIAGLAAGIEWLEAQGVRAISERERMLKERLTAGLAAIDGVVLYGPSDAAASVGVVSITIEGYDPQEAAAALDSAFGVQVRAGLHCAPRIHGAMGTIDRGGTVRFSIGPFNTADDVDAAIRAVQEIA; encoded by the coding sequence TTGTCTCAGCATCGGATTTATCTCGATAACGCCGCGACGAGCTGGCCCAAGCCAGAATCGGTCTATGTGGCGGTCGATCGCTATCTGCGCAACGTCGGCGCAGCGGCAGGCCGTGGCGCATACGCCGCCGCCGGCGAATCGAAGCGAGTGGTCGATACCGCTCGGCTTGCCGTCTCGCGGTTCATTGGCGCTGCCGATCCATCGCACATTGTATTCACCGCCAATGGCAGCGATGCGCTGAATCTTGCGATTCACGGCCTATTGCGACCGGGCGATCATGCGATTTGCACCGCTGCGGAACACAACTCGGTGCTACGGCCGCTGCGAGCATGTCAGGACATTCTTGGAGTCGAAGTCACGTACGTGCCGTGCGATGCATCGGGGCTTGTTTGTGCCGAGGATATCCGTCGTGCGCTGCGCTCGACGACTCGATTGGTTGCGATGCTCCATGCGTCGAATGTTACCGGGGCTGTCCAGCCAGTGGTCGAAGTCGGAAACATTTGTCGCGAGAGCAATTCGTTCTATTTGATCGACGCGGCGCAATCGCTCGGCCAGATTCCGATTTCCGTCGAATCGCTTCAGGCCGACCTGCTGTCTGCTCCAGGACACAAGGGTTTGCTCGGCCCGCTGGGAACAGGACTGCTTTACATTCGGCCGGGAGTGGAAACCCACCTTCGCTCCATTCGCCAGGGCGGCACGGGGAGCAGCAGCGAGAGCGAGTTGCAACCAGATTCACTGCCCGACAAATATGAGGCGGGCAATCTCAATGTGGCTGGAATCGCCGGACTGGCGGCCGGTATCGAGTGGCTGGAAGCACAAGGAGTTCGCGCCATCAGCGAGCGGGAGCGGATGTTGAAAGAAAGACTAACGGCGGGACTGGCTGCGATCGATGGCGTCGTTTTGTATGGCCCGAGCGATGCCGCCGCGAGCGTGGGTGTTGTCAGTATTACGATCGAGGGCTATGATCCGCAGGAAGCCGCCGCAGCACTCGATTCGGCGTTCGGCGTTCAAGTTCGTGCCGGCTTGCACTGTGCGCCACGAATCCACGGAGCCATGGGCACTATCGACCGCGGTGGCACCGTTCGTTTCAGCATCGGTCCGTTCAACACAGCGGACGACGTCGACGCGGCAATTCGTGCCGTGCAAGAAATCGCCTAA
- a CDS encoding YkgJ family cysteine cluster protein, producing the protein MATVPWYHEGLKFECSQCGDCCTGSPGYVWLTHEEIAALARRLGIPLDQFEQKFVRQVGIRKSLIEFENGDCVFFDGQARKCTVYEDRPKQCRTWPFWHSNIRTPAAWQHTCQVCPGSGRGKLHSVEDILAQSSVLRI; encoded by the coding sequence ATGGCAACAGTCCCTTGGTACCACGAAGGTCTGAAATTCGAATGCAGCCAGTGCGGCGATTGCTGTACAGGTTCGCCTGGCTATGTCTGGCTGACCCATGAAGAAATCGCAGCGCTGGCGCGGCGATTGGGAATTCCGCTGGACCAATTCGAACAGAAGTTCGTTCGCCAAGTGGGAATTCGCAAGAGCTTAATTGAATTCGAAAACGGCGATTGTGTGTTCTTCGACGGCCAGGCGCGGAAATGTACCGTCTATGAGGATCGGCCTAAACAGTGCCGCACGTGGCCCTTCTGGCACTCGAATATCCGCACGCCGGCGGCATGGCAACACACCTGCCAAGTCTGCCCCGGCAGCGGCCGAGGAAAGCTGCATTCGGTCGAGGATATCCTGGCTCAATCTTCAGTGCTGCGGATTTGA